The Mangifera indica cultivar Alphonso unplaced genomic scaffold, CATAS_Mindica_2.1 Un_0044, whole genome shotgun sequence genome includes the window CCCAACATTATTAATCTTGAGTATGTTTCACAACATACTGCATGCAAGTTCAGTGGACAAACCCACCATAACAGCATCCAAAAGCTAAAAATCCTACCATTTCCAATAATACCTTCAAAGACcctcaaaataaaaatcctaaatgTGTGTGTTCCCATCAAGATGAGTATGTTTCACAGCATACTGCATACAAGTTCAGTGGACAAATCCACCATAACAGAATCCAAAAGCTAAAAATCCTATCATTCCCAACAATACCTTCAAAGACcctcaaaataaaaatcctaaacaCGTGTGTTCCCATCAGTACTGATCTTGAGTATGTTTCACAACATACTGCATACAAGTTCAGTGGACAAACCCACCATAACAGCATCCAAAAGCTAAAAATCCTACAATTCCCAATAATACCTTCAAAGACCCTCAAAATAAAATGCTTCAGATGCTGGCCATCATAgacaaaaataaacattttctcTTCTCCAACCACTATATCCAATTGAAAATATGCATATTCTTTCTACCACAGCTCTCCAACCCACTCACCAACATGCCCCCCCACAAGTATTACTCTTTACCACTACAATAAATTCCTTACTTTAACATTTTGTCCGCCTGTTACTGTCATTTGtattatatgtatcatataatgATCTAAATAAGAAAAGGAACAAAATATGATATTGAAGAAAATAGTACAATTAACACATTCAAATATCCCAAACtctaaaaaagatattaaaacaGTCTACAAACAGGTTGCAGCTCTCACAGGGTGACAGCTTatctaattttcttaatttagcATCCTAAAAACtcaaggaaaaaaatcaaaccttatAGATTGATGTTCTGATATACAGAGAAGAGCACACAAAAAATTCTGCGATGCGCTCCTTTGATGACAATAATACACCGTAAAGGTCTCTAACAACATCTATACCATTCATATCCACCAGTGTAAACcgtttaaaaatcaaataaaaggaaCAAACATTCTGCATCTAGTTCTACCTTTTCCTCTATCTTGGGGAGATCTCTAACTGTTATTCTTATCAGACATTTCAGCTAAAAataaagttagttttttaagtcTTCTAAAGCAAAATGACAATTCCATGGTGGAATCACATCTAGCAACAACAGGCATCTTTTTAACTGTAACATACAAGGTGAAGGTTCCGCTAAAATGGATACAACTATTCagagaaatttttataaaagtatttCAACCTGCCCAGTAGCTTCATCAATGTCAAATACTTTGGTCGGACTGCTTTCAACCCAGGCTTGTTTCTCCGCAAGTGTCAGAGTTTCCATTAAATCTTCATTGATGTGGATCTCTGGTTCGTACAGGAAAGTGACAGTTGCAGCAGGCGACCATTTTGCATGATCTTTGCCTATTCCTTTTCTGGCTATTGCTCTAAGCCTCAGTTCTTGTCCACGACGCAACTTCACAATGATAATGCCCCTAGATGCAAAAGAAATGAACTCCAGTTCAACATGTTAAATATGTAGCTCACTACATGGATCACAACACACCACATCATTGTATTGCAGTTTCAGGAGTTAGAGAAAATCAAGAGAAAACAGAGAGAAGGGAATTTAGATATATTCTATGCaattttttgatagaaaaaacaaaatgaatatgaaaattcGGAAAATTCCCTGAATTTAAACACAGGTGATAGACATGTAAAATCTTGAGGCTGCCCCAATAATCAAATTCAGGCCAGGTAAAACTGAGTTCTCACAAAGAAAATAAGCAAGAACCTATTTAGATTGGCCAATATATTCTGAGCAATTTATTGCTAAGGAATAGTTGATAATTAAACAAGACTTGATTGCACTAGTGTTGTTTCCATATAGAGACCAAACGCAATAGACACAAATTAACGGAACacgttaaaataaaatttacacaTTACAAGCAGATGGACAAAGAGGGAAATGAAAGCTGCAAAAACCCAAAATGGCTACAATACAAGACCCAACTTTATTACTAGGAATAGTTGATAATTAAACAAGACTTGATTGCATTAGTGGTGTTGCCATCTGGAGAACAAATGCAAGAAACCCAAATTTAAAGGAGAGTAATACtacatgtacaaataaattgtacagACTTATTAATACAACATGATGTGATAGTaattgattgagtgattttgaagtgagagaaaaaacaaacaattacatCACCCAATCACAAGTTGTCACCTcaatttgtacaatttgtttatatacatagttttattctttaaaagAATATGTTAGAATAAAATACACATTACAAGGAGAATGACCAAGAGGGAAGTGAAAGCTGCAAAAACCCAAAATGGCTGCATTACAAGAAACAACAGAAAACAATTCTATTGCATTACATTATCTCAATAATCCAGGACAGAGAAAAGCCTAGACAATACTAGATATGCTTTGCATTCAGTAAAAAGAAAATGGTATACTTCTATAATCCCCAACTCAACAACATATCAATAACTTTTTCACCACTAAAACCATTTTTCAATCACCAGTCAAGCGTAGTAGAACATAGAAAGGAATTTACATGATATGAAGCTCTGATCCACCTTTGCATTTTAGATGAATAAACCTCAGGCCAATTTAAgaccttttattattttgtgtgtGGGTAAGAAACAGTgtacatttaaattaaatccaaaGGAGATAATCTAAATTTCTTTATGCAAAAATAAGGCCCCGAGGAAGCCTCGAAATCCATACAAACCATGTGCTTTCAAAGCCTGTGAAATTCATGAAATAATCAACAAATGGTTCCTAGCAGTGACGAATGACTGAAATAGAACTCAAGACATCttgcttttaaaatttactcCAGATTATAATGGCATATCAGAGATATACAGAATCTACGACCTATTAGTAACGACGTTATTCCATAAACcatcaaaaatccaaaaattaaaattacgaTAGTTAAATTACactaaaaatccaaattttactTGTAACATGGATGTAAAAAAACTCACCTTTGCTGATCACTTGAATCGTAAGCAGAAGAATCAGCGAAGTCTACGGGAACAACATTATGGTCGGAACTGATCAGGTCCTTACTGGTGACATCCAAAGTTTGGTCGCCCATGCACTTGGCTCTCAGATGGAATTCCACGGAGCAGTACTCGCACTGGCCGTCTCCGTCACACGCGTCGCAGTCACGTGAAAAGCGCATGCTCATGGCTTTCTCGCTGGTGAGAGGGATAAGGCCAAGACGGTGGGCGATGAACTCGTCGTTGAGGACGGTAGAGTTTACTTCGATTTCGACGAGGTCGATAGCAATGGTGGGTACCTCGGCGATCATCACACGCCGAAGAGCGTTGGCCATCGACGCATCAGTGTCGCGGAGCTCGAACTTCACGTAGTCGTCTTTGAGCTCACGAATTTTGACTCTGGGAAATCGCTGGTATGATACACCCTCCATAGTGCTATTCCTCGCTCTGGACTAGGGTTCTGTAAGCTGTGCTTAAACCCAAAATCGAAATAAGGGGCTTGTCTACAGCTAAAGGATGTGAAATAAAACGGCAGTGTGTCACACTGAGCAACGTCGTTTTGTTTTGTGTGTACTTTTTAATTGAGGGTCCGACCGGACTCTGAGAGACCCACACTAGTTTGATGgcatattttaatatgtattgttATGTACGCAATTTTTGCGAGTAGTCTTAAACTAAGACAACGCAATCATGATCGGTCATGTCAAGGTTGGCCCATTGGATTACATCCAAATTGAGTTAATGTTGTACTTAAAACTAAGTTGGTTggatttaaattaacaaaaatttcgtttaaattaaatttaaattgagagaATTAAcgtattttttaaaccaaatttaagttaaaaagagTTTAATTTGATCTAACGCACAATTAAATGAATAACTAAATTTGTTTTGagtttagtatataatttaattta containing:
- the LOC123206622 gene encoding DNA-directed RNA polymerases II, IV and V subunit 3-like, translated to MEGVSYQRFPRVKIRELKDDYVKFELRDTDASMANALRRVMIAEVPTIAIDLVEIEVNSTVLNDEFIAHRLGLIPLTSEKAMSMRFSRDCDACDGDGQCEYCSVEFHLRAKCMGDQTLDVTSKDLISSDHNVVPVDFADSSAYDSSDQQRGIIIVKLRRGQELRLRAIARKGIGKDHAKWSPAATVTFLYEPEIHINEDLMETLTLAEKQAWVESSPTKVFDIDEATGQVVVVDPEAYTYDDEVIKKAEAMGKPGLVEIYGKEDSFIFTVESTGAIKASQMVLNAIEVLKQKLDAVRLSEDTVEADDQFGELGAHMRGG